One Roseomonas sp. OT10 DNA window includes the following coding sequences:
- a CDS encoding cyclase family protein has product MCPPGCLQAMHRHASRRGLLGGGLAAVAVAAAGAPAAAQAPPSAPAVTRSFTGVQDLTHPLYDGFPTFDGSRWFTTEPMLRFAKDRMNINRWTLVEHTGTHLDAPLHFTADGRSIDAIPASELVLPVAVIDIRQRAQEDADTTLTPDDIRRWEAANGPLPEGCCVVMNSGWHRLLDSPRFTNRDAAGVNHMPGFHAETAAMLMAERQVRSIGVDTLSLDPGRDATFPVHYAWLGSGRWGIEGLANLDALPAKGAQIVVGAPKVRGATGGPGRILALV; this is encoded by the coding sequence ATGTGCCCACCCGGCTGCCTGCAGGCCATGCACCGCCACGCCTCGCGCCGCGGCCTGCTCGGCGGAGGGCTGGCGGCCGTCGCCGTCGCGGCGGCGGGGGCCCCCGCCGCCGCGCAGGCGCCGCCATCGGCGCCCGCCGTGACCCGCAGCTTCACCGGGGTGCAGGACCTGACCCACCCGCTCTACGACGGCTTCCCGACCTTCGACGGCTCGCGCTGGTTCACCACGGAGCCGATGCTGCGCTTCGCCAAGGACCGGATGAACATCAACCGCTGGACCCTGGTCGAGCACACCGGCACGCATCTGGACGCGCCGCTGCACTTCACCGCCGACGGCCGCAGCATCGATGCCATCCCCGCCAGCGAACTGGTGCTGCCGGTGGCGGTGATCGACATCCGCCAGCGGGCGCAGGAGGACGCGGACACGACCCTGACCCCTGACGACATCCGCCGCTGGGAGGCCGCAAACGGTCCCCTGCCGGAGGGATGCTGCGTCGTGATGAACTCCGGCTGGCACCGGCTCCTGGACTCCCCGCGCTTCACCAACCGCGACGCCGCCGGGGTCAACCACATGCCGGGCTTCCATGCCGAGACGGCGGCCATGCTGATGGCCGAGCGGCAGGTGCGATCCATCGGCGTGGACACGCTCTCCCTCGATCCCGGGCGGGACGCCACCTTCCCGGTCCACTACGCCTGGCTGGGCAGCGGGCGCTGGGGGATCGAGGGGCTCGCCAACCTCGACGCCCTGCCCGCGAAGGGCGCGCAGATCGTCGTCGGCGCCCCGAAGGTGCGCGGCGCGACCGGCGGGCCGGGGCGAATCCTGGCGCTGGTGTGA
- a CDS encoding alpha/beta hydrolase encodes MNWFTRRGMAAALSVALSLAAIPAWAGSIVTREFRSAQLDRPWSYSIYLPDGYEGGNLRYPVLYLLHGNGGSLNEWPVKGNLQATADRLMRAGEIPPAIIVMPDAGTSWYVDRKERMESAVLQDLIPDVERSFRTLTTREGRLIGGLSMGGYGALRFVMLRPDLFAAAALLSPAIYDPEPPETSSARRVGVFGAEQYDTAIWTSLNWPVLWDAFLAKGIAVPMYINSGDDDDFFIEGEATRLYDRLRRAKQPAQLRIVDGAHVWPVWESTIGDAMRYVFSFSARPALPEPR; translated from the coding sequence ATGAACTGGTTCACCCGGCGCGGCATGGCCGCCGCGCTGTCCGTCGCGCTGTCGCTCGCCGCGATCCCCGCCTGGGCGGGCAGTATCGTCACGCGGGAGTTCCGCTCCGCCCAGCTCGACCGGCCGTGGAGCTATTCGATCTACCTGCCGGACGGCTACGAGGGCGGGAACCTGCGCTACCCCGTGCTCTACCTGCTGCACGGCAACGGCGGCTCGCTGAACGAATGGCCGGTGAAGGGCAACCTCCAGGCCACCGCCGACCGGCTGATGCGCGCGGGCGAGATTCCGCCCGCCATCATCGTCATGCCCGATGCGGGGACGAGCTGGTACGTGGACCGCAAGGAGAGGATGGAGAGCGCGGTCCTGCAGGACCTGATCCCCGACGTGGAGCGCAGCTTCCGCACCCTGACCACCCGCGAGGGGCGGCTGATCGGCGGGTTGTCCATGGGCGGCTATGGCGCGCTGCGCTTCGTCATGCTGCGGCCCGACCTGTTCGCCGCCGCCGCCCTGCTCTCGCCCGCCATCTACGACCCGGAGCCGCCGGAGACCTCCTCCGCCCGCCGCGTCGGCGTCTTCGGCGCGGAGCAGTACGACACGGCGATCTGGACGTCGCTAAACTGGCCCGTGCTGTGGGACGCCTTCCTGGCCAAGGGCATCGCCGTGCCGATGTACATCAACTCCGGCGACGACGACGACTTCTTCATCGAGGGCGAGGCGACCCGCCTCTACGACCGCCTGCGCCGGGCGAAGCAGCCGGCGCAGCTGCGGATCGTGGACGGGGCGCATGTCTGGCCGGTCTGGGAGAGCACGATCGGCGACGCCATGCGTTACGTCTTCTCCTTCAGCGCCCGCCCTGCCCTGCCGGAACCGCGCTGA
- a CDS encoding ABC transporter substrate-binding protein, with amino-acid sequence MRRRTLLGSAAAGGLAALASPAVAQPARTAALRFVPQANLTALDPIWTSAIVTQMHGYAVYDTLYAVDSQQRPQPQMAEGHTVSDDGRVWRIRLREGLKFHDDTPVRAQDCAASLERWSKRDGFGQALARSVDSWGAADDRTLEIRLKRPFPLLLDAIAKPDANVAFIMPERVARGTDANTQITEIVGSGPYRFLRDEFVTGSRVAYAKFDGYVPRQGAPDWATGGKVAHYPRIEWHILTDPATAAAALQNGEVDWLEQPLGDLIPTLKRNRDITVDVLAPAGTMSVMRLNHLQPPFDNPKVRRAVALAVNQPDYMTAILGDEKSVWRECHSLFPCGTPYGVENLSALNAPPRSLDRAKQALAESGYAGQKVVIINPTDFPLIAPHGQITADALRRIGMNVELAETDWGTVVQRRASREPVEKGGWSIFHTFGSALAYLNPAVSTLVRGNGAAGWFGWYTSPGTEEKIQAWFDAADPADQKRLAEEINRVAQDDVATVPLGQFFIRSAWRKSITPPLKGSMPYMWGVKPA; translated from the coding sequence ATGCGTCGTCGGACTCTGCTGGGGAGCGCCGCCGCGGGCGGGCTTGCCGCGCTCGCCTCGCCGGCCGTGGCGCAGCCCGCGCGCACCGCCGCCCTGCGCTTCGTGCCGCAGGCGAACCTGACGGCGCTGGACCCGATCTGGACCTCGGCCATCGTCACGCAGATGCATGGCTATGCGGTCTATGACACGCTCTATGCCGTGGACTCGCAGCAGCGGCCGCAACCGCAGATGGCGGAGGGCCACACCGTCTCGGATGACGGCCGGGTCTGGCGTATCCGCCTGCGCGAGGGGCTGAAGTTCCACGACGACACGCCGGTGCGGGCGCAGGACTGCGCCGCCAGCCTGGAGCGGTGGTCGAAGCGCGACGGCTTCGGCCAGGCGCTGGCGCGCTCGGTCGACAGCTGGGGCGCGGCGGACGACCGCACGCTGGAGATCCGGCTGAAGCGGCCCTTCCCGCTGCTGCTGGATGCCATCGCCAAGCCGGACGCCAACGTCGCCTTCATCATGCCCGAGCGCGTGGCGCGCGGCACGGACGCCAACACCCAGATCACGGAGATCGTCGGCTCCGGCCCCTATCGCTTCCTGCGCGACGAGTTCGTCACCGGCAGCCGCGTCGCCTATGCGAAGTTCGACGGCTATGTGCCGCGCCAGGGCGCGCCGGACTGGGCGACGGGCGGCAAGGTCGCGCACTACCCGCGCATCGAGTGGCACATCCTGACCGACCCGGCGACGGCGGCGGCCGCCTTGCAGAACGGCGAGGTGGACTGGCTGGAACAGCCGCTGGGCGATCTGATCCCGACGCTGAAGCGCAACCGCGACATCACGGTGGACGTGCTGGCGCCGGCCGGCACGATGAGCGTGATGCGGCTGAACCACCTGCAACCGCCCTTCGACAACCCGAAGGTGCGCCGCGCCGTGGCGCTGGCGGTGAACCAGCCGGACTACATGACCGCCATCCTGGGCGACGAGAAATCCGTCTGGCGCGAGTGCCACAGCCTGTTCCCCTGCGGCACGCCCTACGGCGTCGAGAACCTCTCAGCCCTCAACGCCCCGCCGCGCAGCCTGGACCGGGCCAAGCAGGCGCTCGCTGAATCGGGCTATGCCGGGCAGAAGGTGGTCATCATCAACCCCACCGACTTCCCGCTGATCGCGCCGCACGGCCAGATCACCGCCGATGCGCTGCGGCGGATCGGGATGAACGTGGAGCTGGCGGAGACGGACTGGGGCACGGTGGTGCAGCGCCGCGCCTCGCGCGAGCCGGTGGAGAAGGGCGGCTGGAGCATCTTCCACACCTTCGGCTCGGCGCTGGCCTACCTGAACCCGGCCGTCTCCACCCTGGTCCGGGGCAACGGAGCGGCGGGCTGGTTCGGCTGGTACACCAGCCCGGGGACGGAGGAGAAGATCCAGGCCTGGTTCGACGCCGCGGACCCGGCCGACCAGAAGCGCTTGGCCGAGGAGATCAACCGGGTCGCCCAGGACGACGTGGCCACGGTGCCGCTGGGCCAGTTCTTCATCCGCAGCGCCTGGCGCAAGAGCATCACGCCGCCGCTGAAGGGCTCGATGCCGTACATGTGGGGGGTGAAGCCGGCCTGA
- a CDS encoding superoxide dismutase: protein MAFSLPPLPYDAGALAARGMSQETLELHHDKHHQAYVTALNGMIESKGLAGKSLEEIVKAAGAGGAESQPVLNQAGQHYNHILFWQVMSPNGGGDSLPAALAAKVDSDLGGLAKFKEDFKQAGVTQFGSGWAWLIVDGSGKLKVTKTPNGANPLSTGEGTPILGVDVWEHSYYVDFRNRRPDYLQNFIDKLVNWEVVAALLQQGGLKSGQTA from the coding sequence ATGGCCTTCAGCCTGCCCCCGCTGCCCTACGATGCCGGCGCCCTCGCGGCCCGCGGCATGTCCCAGGAGACGCTGGAGCTGCACCACGACAAGCACCACCAGGCCTATGTCACCGCGCTCAACGGCATGATCGAGAGCAAGGGCCTGGCCGGGAAGAGCCTGGAGGAGATCGTGAAGGCGGCCGGGGCCGGCGGCGCCGAGTCCCAGCCCGTGCTCAACCAGGCCGGCCAGCACTACAACCACATCCTGTTCTGGCAGGTGATGTCCCCGAACGGCGGCGGCGACAGCCTGCCGGCCGCGCTGGCGGCGAAGGTCGACAGCGACCTGGGCGGCCTCGCCAAGTTCAAGGAGGACTTCAAGCAGGCGGGCGTGACGCAGTTCGGCTCCGGCTGGGCGTGGCTGATCGTCGATGGCAGCGGCAAGCTGAAGGTCACCAAGACCCCGAACGGCGCCAACCCGCTCTCCACCGGCGAGGGCACGCCCATCCTCGGCGTGGACGTGTGGGAGCACTCCTACTACGTCGATTTCCGCAACCGCCGCCCGGACTACCTCCAGAACTTCATCGACAAGCTGGTGAACTGGGAGGTCGTGGCGGCCCTGCTGCAGCAGGGCGGCCTGAAGAGCGGCCAGACGGCCTGA
- the prpB gene encoding methylisocitrate lyase, with the protein MPYVIAADLPDAPAGQRFRALLDRPGILRMPGAHCGMAALLAKRAGFEALYMSGAAMSANMGLPDLGMITVDDVAWHIRQVVRASGLPVLVDGDTGYGEALNVMNMVRTFEEMGAGAVHLEDQLLPKKCGHLNDKKLADARDMAAKVAAARKARRNLFLIARTDAAASEGMDGAVARAKLYLEAGADAIFPEALTTAEMFREFARRMPGVTLLANMTEFGRTPFFTDKEFEEMGYAMVIWPVSQLRIANKAMEELYAAINRDGGTMKMLDRMQTRAELYETIGYHDYEALDATLVKTVIPQGMPQDGSKAAE; encoded by the coding sequence ATGCCCTACGTGATTGCCGCCGACCTGCCCGATGCCCCGGCCGGGCAGCGCTTCCGCGCCCTGCTGGACCGGCCGGGCATCCTGCGCATGCCCGGCGCGCATTGCGGCATGGCGGCGCTGCTGGCGAAGCGGGCCGGCTTCGAGGCGCTGTACATGTCGGGCGCCGCCATGTCGGCCAATATGGGCCTGCCCGACCTGGGCATGATCACGGTGGACGACGTCGCCTGGCACATCCGCCAGGTGGTGCGCGCCTCGGGCCTGCCGGTGCTGGTGGATGGCGACACCGGCTACGGCGAGGCGCTGAACGTGATGAACATGGTCCGCACCTTCGAGGAGATGGGCGCGGGCGCCGTGCACCTCGAGGACCAGCTGCTGCCGAAGAAGTGCGGCCACCTGAACGACAAGAAGCTGGCCGATGCGCGCGACATGGCGGCCAAGGTGGCGGCGGCCCGCAAGGCGCGGCGGAACCTCTTCCTCATCGCCCGGACCGACGCGGCGGCCAGCGAGGGGATGGACGGCGCCGTGGCGCGGGCGAAGCTCTACCTGGAGGCCGGGGCGGACGCGATCTTCCCCGAGGCGCTGACCACCGCCGAGATGTTCCGGGAGTTCGCCCGCCGCATGCCCGGCGTGACGCTGCTGGCGAACATGACCGAGTTCGGCCGCACCCCTTTCTTCACGGACAAGGAGTTCGAGGAGATGGGCTATGCCATGGTCATCTGGCCGGTCAGCCAGCTCCGCATCGCCAACAAGGCGATGGAGGAGCTCTATGCCGCGATCAACCGCGATGGCGGGACCATGAAGATGCTCGACCGGATGCAGACGCGGGCCGAGCTCTACGAGACCATCGGCTACCACGACTACGAGGCGCTGGACGCGACCCTGGTGAAGACGGTCATCCCCCAGGGCATGCCGCAGGACGGCAGCAAGGCGGCGGAGTGA
- a CDS encoding DUF192 domain-containing protein translates to MRRRRLLRLALAAPLAAGPLAARAQTGPQPHLPTERLTIVTRDGKRHDFNVEMALSPEQQTVGLMFRTSVPADGGMLFDWGMPRESAMWMRNTVTSLDMVFITADGRVHRVAERTVPLSLATIESRGPVRATLELAAGTAERLGIHPGDRVEQRIFGNAR, encoded by the coding sequence TTGCGCCGGCGACGCCTGCTCCGTCTGGCCCTGGCGGCGCCGCTCGCCGCCGGGCCGCTGGCGGCCCGGGCCCAGACCGGGCCGCAGCCGCACCTGCCGACCGAGCGGCTGACCATCGTCACCCGCGACGGCAAGCGCCACGACTTCAACGTGGAGATGGCGCTCTCGCCCGAGCAGCAGACGGTGGGGCTGATGTTCCGCACCTCCGTCCCGGCCGATGGCGGCATGCTGTTCGACTGGGGCATGCCGCGCGAGAGCGCGATGTGGATGCGCAACACCGTCACCTCGCTGGACATGGTGTTCATCACCGCGGATGGCCGGGTGCACCGGGTCGCGGAGCGCACCGTGCCGCTCAGCCTCGCCACCATCGAGAGCCGCGGCCCGGTGCGCGCGACGCTGGAGCTGGCGGCGGGCACCGCCGAGCGGCTGGGCATCCACCCCGGCGACAGGGTGGAGCAGCGGATCTTCGGCAACGCGCGCTGA
- a CDS encoding ATP-binding protein, translating into MDADLLPALNRIAAALERMAPVPPEPPGLEGADAFVWHPGPSPRLVPVPKVSAVAIDLLRGVDRQKDILLENTLRFARGFPANNAMLWGSRGMGKSSLVKAAHATANAEVPGSLALIEIHREDIRTLPDLLTLLRGQERRALVFCDDLSFEKEDADYKALKSVLDGGIEGRPANVLFYATSNRRHLMPRDMIENERSSAINPGEAVEEKVSLSDRFGLWIGFHNCDQPTYLAMVEGYAEALGIEVPVEELHAGAKEWTVTRGSRSGRVAWQYITDLAGRQGVRIPA; encoded by the coding sequence ATGGATGCCGATCTGCTGCCGGCCCTGAACCGCATCGCCGCCGCGCTGGAGCGGATGGCGCCCGTGCCGCCCGAGCCGCCCGGCCTGGAAGGGGCGGATGCCTTCGTCTGGCACCCGGGACCCTCCCCCCGGCTGGTGCCGGTGCCGAAGGTCTCGGCGGTCGCGATCGACCTGCTGCGCGGGGTGGACCGGCAGAAGGACATCCTGCTGGAGAACACGCTGCGCTTTGCCCGCGGCTTCCCGGCCAACAACGCGATGCTCTGGGGCTCGCGCGGCATGGGCAAGTCGTCGCTGGTCAAGGCGGCGCACGCCACGGCCAATGCGGAGGTGCCGGGCAGCCTGGCGCTGATCGAGATCCATCGCGAGGACATCCGCACCCTGCCCGATCTGCTGACCCTCCTGCGCGGGCAGGAGCGGCGGGCGCTGGTCTTCTGCGACGACCTCTCCTTCGAGAAGGAGGATGCGGACTACAAGGCGCTGAAATCGGTGCTGGACGGCGGCATCGAGGGACGGCCGGCCAACGTGCTGTTCTATGCCACCTCGAACCGTCGCCACCTGATGCCGCGCGACATGATCGAGAACGAGCGGTCCAGCGCCATCAACCCGGGCGAGGCGGTGGAGGAGAAGGTCAGCCTCTCCGACCGCTTCGGCCTGTGGATCGGCTTCCACAATTGCGACCAGCCCACCTACCTCGCCATGGTCGAGGGCTATGCCGAGGCGCTGGGGATCGAGGTCCCGGTGGAGGAGCTGCATGCCGGGGCCAAGGAATGGACCGTCACCCGCGGCTCCCGCTCCGGCCGGGTGGCGTGGCAGTACATCACCGACCTGGCCGGCCGCCAGGGCGTGCGCATCCCCGCTTGA
- the yajC gene encoding preprotein translocase subunit YajC, protein MFISPAYAQDAAGAGGAAAMAMQILPLALIFVVFYFLLIRPQQKKMKEHRDMLGTLKRSDRIVTAGGIVGTITKVKEGSDEIEVEIAPNVRVTVVRGTIGSVVRPQAANDAAVSAKG, encoded by the coding sequence ATGTTCATCAGCCCCGCCTACGCCCAGGACGCCGCCGGAGCAGGCGGTGCCGCCGCCATGGCGATGCAGATCCTGCCGCTCGCCCTGATCTTCGTCGTCTTCTACTTCCTGCTCATCCGGCCGCAGCAGAAGAAGATGAAGGAGCACCGGGACATGCTGGGCACACTCAAGCGGTCCGACCGCATCGTCACGGCGGGCGGCATCGTCGGCACCATCACCAAGGTCAAGGAAGGCTCGGACGAGATCGAGGTGGAAATCGCCCCGAACGTCCGCGTCACCGTCGTGCGCGGCACCATCGGCAGCGTGGTGCGGCCGCAGGCGGCAAACGACGCGGCGGTCTCCGCCAAGGGCTGA
- a CDS encoding squalene/phytoene synthase family protein — MPELSPIGTLARRGDPDRFLCALFAPPDRRESLFALIAFDRELARARAVASQPTIALIRLQWWRDAVEAAAAGRPARRHEVAEPLHAAITAGQLDPADLGAMIDAREAEVEEESPSPAAFAAWLRGTAGGFAVASGRLLGAPPGTLVGLQAWGAASGLARLLGGLAVLAGEEGVSPLPVELLDGARSADPRDPAVREATKRLAAEALASLNSARPVLRALPRQAVAAALPGVLARRDLHRIARDGAPPHPPAARGAGDRWAVTLAGLRGRV, encoded by the coding sequence ATGCCCGAGCTTTCGCCCATCGGCACCCTGGCGCGTCGCGGCGACCCGGACCGGTTCCTCTGCGCCCTCTTCGCGCCGCCCGACCGGCGCGAGTCCCTCTTCGCCCTGATCGCCTTCGACCGCGAGCTGGCCCGGGCCCGCGCCGTGGCCAGCCAGCCGACCATCGCGCTGATCCGTCTGCAATGGTGGCGCGACGCGGTGGAGGCCGCCGCCGCCGGCCGCCCCGCCCGGCGGCACGAGGTGGCGGAGCCGCTGCACGCGGCCATCACCGCCGGGCAGCTCGATCCGGCCGACCTCGGCGCCATGATCGACGCGCGCGAGGCGGAGGTGGAGGAGGAGAGCCCCAGCCCCGCCGCCTTCGCCGCCTGGCTGCGCGGCACGGCGGGGGGATTCGCCGTGGCGTCGGGGCGGCTGCTGGGCGCGCCGCCGGGCACGCTGGTCGGGTTGCAGGCCTGGGGCGCCGCCTCCGGCCTCGCGCGGCTGCTAGGCGGGCTCGCGGTGTTGGCGGGGGAGGAGGGGGTCTCCCCCCTGCCGGTGGAGCTGCTCGACGGCGCGCGGAGCGCGGACCCGCGCGATCCGGCCGTGCGGGAGGCGACGAAGCGGCTGGCGGCCGAGGCGCTGGCCTCGCTGAACTCGGCGCGCCCGGTGCTGCGGGCCCTGCCGCGGCAGGCGGTGGCGGCGGCGCTGCCCGGGGTGCTGGCGCGGCGCGACCTGCACCGCATCGCGCGCGACGGCGCACCGCCGCATCCTCCCGCGGCGCGCGGCGCCGGGGATCGCTGGGCGGTGACGCTGGCCGGGTTGCGCGGCCGGGTGTGA
- a CDS encoding MBL fold metallo-hydrolase: MSEAPPAGARRGPGGRFLNPDGGRAGQPWRAVWKLRREPPGPPWPEWVEDPPLPPPAEPPPGHVAVTFIGHDSFLIRFAGGPTLLTDPIWSARCSPLSFAGPKRHRAPALALEALPPIDAVLLSHNHYDHMDLPTLRALRAPRILTGLGCGAYLARKGIAGAEELDWWQESALPQGAMATYLPMRHFSARSFRDAGRMLWGGFAVTTRGGGRFFFAGDTAYGPHLAEIGARLGPFGVGLVPIGAYEPRWFMQVVHVDPEEAVRMRGDLRVRTAVAMHFGTFRLTREAIDAPVLGMEAAREAAGLPPDAFRVPAFGETLVLPM; the protein is encoded by the coding sequence TTGAGCGAGGCGCCACCCGCCGGAGCCCGGCGCGGCCCGGGCGGGCGCTTCCTGAACCCGGATGGCGGCCGCGCCGGCCAGCCCTGGCGCGCGGTGTGGAAGCTGCGCCGGGAACCGCCCGGCCCGCCCTGGCCGGAATGGGTGGAGGACCCGCCGCTCCCCCCGCCGGCCGAGCCGCCGCCGGGCCATGTGGCGGTGACCTTCATCGGCCATGACAGCTTCCTGATCCGCTTCGCCGGCGGCCCGACCCTGCTGACCGACCCGATCTGGAGCGCGCGTTGCAGCCCCCTCTCCTTCGCCGGGCCGAAGCGCCACCGGGCGCCCGCCCTGGCCCTGGAAGCATTGCCGCCGATCGACGCGGTGCTGCTGTCGCACAACCACTACGACCACATGGACCTGCCGACGCTCCGCGCGCTGCGCGCCCCGCGCATCCTCACCGGGCTGGGCTGCGGCGCCTACCTCGCGCGCAAGGGGATCGCGGGGGCGGAGGAGCTGGACTGGTGGCAGGAGTCGGCCCTGCCGCAGGGCGCGATGGCCACCTACCTGCCGATGCGGCATTTCTCCGCGCGGAGCTTTCGCGACGCGGGCCGCATGCTCTGGGGCGGCTTCGCGGTGACGACCCGTGGAGGCGGGCGGTTCTTCTTCGCGGGCGACACCGCCTATGGCCCGCACCTAGCGGAGATCGGGGCACGCCTCGGTCCCTTCGGCGTCGGGCTGGTCCCGATCGGCGCCTACGAGCCGCGCTGGTTCATGCAGGTCGTCCATGTGGACCCGGAGGAGGCGGTGCGGATGCGCGGCGACCTGCGGGTGCGGACGGCGGTGGCCATGCATTTCGGCACCTTCCGCCTGACGCGGGAGGCGATCGACGCGCCGGTGCTGGGAATGGAGGCGGCGCGGGAGGCCGCCGGGTTGCCGCCCGACGCCTTCCGCGTGCCCGCCTTCGGCGAGACGCTGGTGCTGCCGATGTAG